One segment of Streptomyces sp. NA02950 DNA contains the following:
- a CDS encoding TauD/TfdA family dioxygenase, with translation MAVQSPLPPAEVLADRPAVLRLDGPPPADPAAWAAAHRTALRSAVAEHGAVLVRGLGLADAATVGRVGRELLDGVMTEREGFATRRLLADGVYSSSEWPPDQPMCMHHELSYRREVPATLLFGCLTPPASGGITGVADSRTVLESLDPALVERFERNGWRLDRSYTDTVGVGREESFGAASREGIDAYCARWGIGTEWRPGGDLRTRQRSAAVLRHPADGRRGWFNQIAFLNEWTLDPVIREYLTFEFGADGLPFNSRYGDGGAIAEDTVLAINGVYEKHTLREPWQAGDLMVVDNLRMAHSREPYEGEREIAVVLGDPVRIPDPV, from the coding sequence ATGGCCGTGCAATCCCCGCTTCCCCCGGCGGAGGTCCTCGCCGACCGCCCCGCCGTGCTCCGGCTCGACGGGCCGCCGCCCGCCGACCCAGCCGCCTGGGCCGCCGCCCACCGCACCGCGCTGCGCTCCGCCGTCGCCGAACACGGCGCGGTGCTGGTGCGCGGGCTCGGCCTCGCCGACGCGGCGACGGTGGGCCGGGTCGGCCGGGAGCTGCTGGACGGGGTGATGACCGAGCGGGAGGGGTTCGCCACCCGCCGGCTCCTCGCCGACGGGGTGTACTCCTCCTCGGAGTGGCCGCCGGACCAGCCGATGTGCATGCACCACGAGCTGAGCTATCGCCGTGAGGTGCCCGCCACCCTGCTCTTCGGCTGTCTCACCCCGCCCGCCTCCGGCGGGATCACCGGGGTGGCCGACTCCCGGACGGTGCTGGAGTCACTGGACCCGGCGCTGGTCGAGCGGTTCGAGCGGAACGGCTGGCGGCTGGACCGCAGTTACACCGACACCGTCGGCGTGGGGCGCGAGGAGTCCTTCGGCGCCGCGTCCCGCGAGGGCATCGACGCGTACTGCGCCCGCTGGGGCATCGGGACCGAGTGGCGGCCGGGGGGCGATCTGCGTACCCGGCAGCGTTCGGCCGCGGTGCTGCGCCATCCGGCCGACGGCCGCCGCGGCTGGTTCAACCAGATCGCGTTCCTCAACGAATGGACGCTGGACCCGGTCATCCGCGAGTACCTGACGTTCGAGTTCGGCGCCGACGGCCTGCCGTTCAACAGCCGTTACGGGGACGGCGGCGCCATCGCCGAGGACACCGTGCTGGCCATCAACGGCGTCTACGAGAAGCACACCCTCCGGGAGCCCTGGCAGGCCGGGGACCTGATGGTCGTGGACAACCTGCGGATGGCGCACAGCCGCGAACCGTACGAGGGGGAGCGCGAGATCGCCGTGGTGCTCGGCGACCCGGTGCGGATCCCGGACC
- the fabG gene encoding 3-oxoacyl-ACP reductase FabG, giving the protein MTQDVRRQADDRPVALISGGSRGIGRATVLKLAEDGYDIGFCYHSRPEAAELLAKEAEALGARVLAERVDVSDPDAVRVWVARTERELGPVDVGVTSAGITRDKAMVMMSDDDWRSVVGTNLDGVFHVCRSVAFSMMKRRSGSLVNISSVAGVHGNATQTNYSASKAGIIGFSRSLAKEIGRYGVRVNVVAPGFIDTDMVAAVGDTARDKALGNVTLGRMGTPEEVADLVAFLAGARAGYITGSVVHIDGGIVL; this is encoded by the coding sequence ATGACACAGGATGTGCGACGGCAGGCCGACGACCGGCCGGTGGCGCTGATCAGCGGCGGATCGCGGGGCATCGGCCGGGCCACGGTGCTGAAGCTGGCCGAGGACGGCTACGACATCGGCTTCTGTTACCACTCCCGGCCCGAGGCCGCCGAACTCCTCGCCAAGGAGGCCGAGGCGCTGGGCGCCCGGGTGCTGGCCGAGCGGGTGGACGTGTCCGACCCGGATGCCGTCCGGGTGTGGGTGGCGCGCACCGAACGCGAGCTGGGCCCGGTGGACGTCGGGGTCACCTCCGCCGGAATCACCCGTGACAAGGCGATGGTGATGATGAGCGACGACGACTGGCGCTCGGTGGTGGGCACCAATCTCGACGGGGTCTTCCACGTCTGCCGCTCGGTCGCCTTCTCCATGATGAAGCGCCGCTCCGGATCCCTGGTCAACATCTCCTCGGTGGCCGGGGTGCACGGCAATGCCACCCAGACCAACTACTCCGCCTCCAAGGCCGGGATCATCGGCTTCTCCCGTTCGCTGGCCAAGGAGATCGGCCGCTACGGCGTACGCGTCAACGTCGTGGCGCCCGGCTTCATCGACACCGACATGGTGGCGGCCGTCGGCGACACCGCGCGCGACAAGGCGCTCGGCAACGTGACGCTCGGCCGGATGGGCACCCCGGAGGAAGTCGCCGACCTGGTGGCCTTCCTCGCCGGGGCCCGCGCCGGATACATCACCGGATCCGTAGTCCACATCGACGGGGGGATCGTGCTGTGA
- a CDS encoding 2-hydroxychromene-2-carboxylate isomerase — MSRRNKQPRWYFSLRSPYSWFAYRDLSERYPDVLDAIQWIPYWEPDAASEKLLADEGITLPVVPMSRAKNFYILRDARRWAHARGWQVTWPVDRAPHWEVSHLAYLAAEEAGRGREFVAAAYRARWNRGLDLADRATIGLIAGELGLGPGIADAVDDERLRAKGVACLAAAYHDDAFGVPYFVHGREGFWGAERVSAFVAAVRGTAWDGASDAPFAAAPATVPAAAAAAGDPLERTSP; from the coding sequence GTGAGCCGCCGGAACAAACAGCCCCGCTGGTACTTCTCGCTGCGCAGCCCGTACTCGTGGTTCGCGTACCGGGACCTGAGCGAGCGCTACCCGGACGTCCTGGACGCGATCCAGTGGATCCCGTACTGGGAGCCCGACGCCGCGTCCGAGAAGCTGCTCGCCGACGAGGGCATCACCCTGCCCGTGGTCCCCATGTCGCGGGCCAAGAACTTCTACATCCTGCGCGACGCCCGCCGCTGGGCCCACGCCCGCGGCTGGCAGGTGACCTGGCCGGTGGACCGGGCGCCGCACTGGGAGGTGTCGCATCTGGCCTATCTCGCCGCCGAGGAGGCGGGCCGCGGCCGGGAGTTCGTGGCCGCCGCCTACCGGGCCCGCTGGAACCGCGGTCTGGATCTGGCGGACCGGGCCACCATCGGCCTCATCGCCGGTGAACTGGGCCTGGGCCCGGGAATCGCCGACGCCGTCGACGACGAACGGCTGCGCGCCAAGGGCGTGGCCTGCCTGGCCGCCGCGTACCACGACGACGCCTTCGGGGTGCCGTACTTCGTGCACGGCCGTGAGGGGTTCTGGGGCGCCGAGCGGGTCTCGGCGTTCGTGGCCGCGGTGCGCGGCACAGCGTGGGACGGCGCTTCGGACGCCCCCTTCGCGGCGGCCCCGGCCACCGTTCCCGCGGCGGCGGCCGCCGCCGGTGACCCGCTGGAGAGGACCTCGCCATGA
- a CDS encoding amino acid adenylation domain-containing protein produces the protein MSAEPQRTVPRWSLETGPAAARPVETSRPLPTRLLAAVRLRARRTGCGWQAAALAAHTVVLSALSGDRELTTGYVAPGGTAPAGLRIAAGDESWRELLRTSAAPRPDDTAYETVLDLGGGHTPAEDSPVVLTVSLHLAPGGAELRLRHPAGVLDTAAADRIAGYYVTALESLATEPDAPCRARTLLSDDELRHQLTGMSGPERALPDRRFHELFEEQAAARPDAVAAVHAGESWTYAELNAHANRIAHAVLARGLGEEAVVAVVTERNLDWLAAVIGVFKAGAAYLPIEPSAPADRMGRTLVRAGCRLVLTEPGGPGHLQRAAPAGTELLTVGDARAEGHPDTDPGLDIGPDRLAYLYFTSGSTGEPKGAMCEHGGFVNHLYAKIDDQSITEGQVVAQTAPQSFDISLWQLVAALVVGGRTLIVEQEAILDVDRYLDTVERGEVAVLQAVPSYLEVVLSRLETRPRELPALRCVSVTGEALKKELTVRWFARFPHIALMNAYGLTETSDDTNHEVMTEVPERDSVPLGPPVGNVTVYVVDERLRPVPLGAPGEIVFSGICVGRGYVNDPERTAQAFGTDPHRPGRRLYRSGDFGRWLPDGKLEFLGRRDAQVKIRGFRIEIGEIENQLLRLPGVRDGAVVVVETPDAGKHLVAFQSGSAEPADVLRKQLDQVLPGYMVPRRIERLEPLPLTGNGKIDKKALRALAAELGDSGGDMGHQAPRTPTEQRLAGAWAEVLKVPAEEIGRAENFFDRGGTSLSAVRLIVRMERRFTLEDLHRRPVLAELAALIDAAPET, from the coding sequence ATGAGCGCCGAACCCCAACGGACCGTCCCCCGCTGGTCGCTGGAGACTGGCCCGGCCGCCGCGCGCCCCGTCGAGACCTCCCGGCCGCTCCCGACGAGGCTGCTGGCGGCGGTGCGGCTGCGGGCCCGCCGCACCGGCTGCGGCTGGCAGGCCGCGGCCCTGGCCGCGCACACCGTGGTGCTCAGCGCGCTCAGCGGCGACCGGGAACTCACCACCGGCTATGTGGCCCCGGGCGGGACCGCCCCGGCCGGGCTGCGGATCGCCGCCGGTGACGAGAGCTGGCGGGAGCTGCTGCGGACGTCCGCCGCACCCCGGCCGGACGACACCGCGTACGAGACGGTGCTCGACCTCGGCGGCGGCCACACCCCGGCCGAGGACTCCCCCGTGGTGCTCACCGTCTCCCTCCACCTCGCCCCCGGCGGCGCCGAACTGCGGCTGCGCCACCCCGCCGGGGTGCTGGACACCGCCGCGGCCGACCGGATCGCGGGGTACTACGTCACCGCGCTGGAGAGCCTGGCCACCGAACCCGACGCGCCCTGCCGGGCCCGCACCCTGCTCTCCGATGACGAGCTGCGCCACCAGCTCACCGGGATGTCCGGACCCGAACGGGCCCTGCCCGACCGCCGGTTCCACGAGCTGTTCGAGGAGCAGGCGGCCGCCCGCCCCGACGCCGTCGCCGCCGTCCACGCCGGGGAGAGCTGGACGTACGCCGAACTCAACGCGCACGCCAACCGGATCGCCCACGCCGTCCTCGCCCGGGGCCTGGGCGAGGAGGCCGTGGTCGCCGTGGTCACCGAGCGGAACCTCGACTGGCTGGCCGCGGTCATCGGTGTGTTCAAGGCTGGAGCCGCGTATCTGCCCATCGAACCGTCCGCACCCGCCGACCGGATGGGCCGCACCCTGGTGCGCGCCGGATGCCGGCTCGTCCTCACCGAGCCGGGCGGCCCCGGCCACCTCCAGCGGGCCGCGCCCGCGGGCACGGAGCTGCTGACCGTCGGCGACGCCCGCGCCGAGGGCCACCCGGACACCGACCCCGGGCTGGACATCGGCCCCGACCGGCTGGCCTATCTCTACTTCACCTCGGGCTCCACCGGTGAGCCCAAGGGCGCGATGTGCGAACACGGCGGCTTCGTCAACCACCTCTACGCCAAGATCGACGACCAGTCGATCACCGAGGGACAGGTGGTGGCGCAGACCGCCCCGCAGTCCTTTGACATCTCGCTGTGGCAGCTGGTGGCCGCGCTGGTGGTGGGCGGGCGGACACTCATCGTCGAGCAGGAGGCGATCCTCGACGTCGACCGCTACCTCGACACCGTCGAGCGCGGCGAGGTGGCGGTGCTCCAGGCGGTGCCCTCCTATCTGGAGGTGGTGCTCTCCCGGCTGGAGACCCGGCCGCGCGAACTGCCCGCGCTGCGCTGTGTGTCCGTCACCGGCGAGGCGCTGAAGAAGGAGCTGACCGTCCGCTGGTTCGCCCGCTTCCCGCACATCGCCCTGATGAACGCCTACGGCCTGACGGAGACCAGCGACGACACCAACCACGAGGTGATGACGGAGGTGCCCGAGCGGGACTCCGTACCGCTGGGCCCGCCGGTCGGCAACGTCACCGTGTACGTGGTGGACGAACGGCTCCGGCCGGTGCCGCTCGGCGCCCCCGGCGAGATCGTGTTCTCCGGGATCTGTGTGGGCCGCGGCTACGTCAACGACCCCGAGCGCACCGCCCAGGCGTTCGGCACCGATCCGCACCGGCCCGGCAGGCGGCTCTACCGCTCCGGTGACTTCGGCCGCTGGCTGCCGGACGGCAAACTGGAGTTCCTCGGCCGCCGGGACGCCCAGGTCAAGATCCGGGGCTTCCGGATCGAGATCGGCGAGATCGAGAACCAGCTGCTGAGACTCCCCGGGGTGCGCGACGGGGCGGTGGTGGTCGTGGAGACCCCGGACGCCGGAAAGCACCTGGTGGCCTTCCAGTCCGGCTCCGCCGAACCCGCCGACGTACTGCGCAAACAGCTGGACCAGGTGCTGCCCGGCTACATGGTGCCGCGCCGGATCGAACGGCTGGAGCCCCTGCCGCTCACCGGCAACGGCAAGATCGACAAGAAGGCGCTGCGCGCCCTGGCCGCCGAACTCGGCGACAGCGGCGGCGACATGGGCCACCAGGCCCCGCGCACCCCCACCGAACAGCGGCTGGCGGGGGCCTGGGCCGAAGTGCTGAAGGTGCCCGCCGAGGAGATCGGGCGCGCCGAGAACTTCTTCGACCGGGGCGGCACCTCGCTCTCCGCGGTGCGGCTGATCGTCCGCATGGAGCGCCGCTTCACGCTCGAGGACCTCCACCGCCGCCCCGTACTTGCCGAGCTGGCCGCGCTGATCGACGCCGCCCCCGAGACGTGA
- a CDS encoding 3-hydroxyacyl-ACP dehydratase FabZ family protein — MNGVSPVAAGVSVVAPPAGGKAAARVHIDAAEPVFAGHYPDFPIFPGVCVVECAHRAALATAPEPVALAAVGSARFGGAVYPGDVLDLELTWRRRDDGWRCSASAVTPRGDAASVRLRYRPADGTGAPDRDGPAVAGLLPHRYPMLLVDRVVELVPGERVTAVKAVTLNEPWYAGIAAGTGLAYPASLVVESWGQTAGLLASAGAPETRGQVMLFGSVADAEFHSPVHPGELIEHRVTVARSLGDSVIFEGESRCGGRPVMSVARMVMAFRPAGALKEATS, encoded by the coding sequence GTGAACGGCGTGAGCCCGGTCGCCGCCGGGGTGAGCGTCGTGGCGCCGCCGGCCGGCGGGAAGGCGGCCGCGCGGGTGCACATCGACGCCGCCGAGCCGGTGTTCGCGGGCCACTACCCCGACTTCCCGATCTTCCCCGGCGTCTGTGTGGTGGAGTGCGCCCACCGCGCGGCGCTCGCCACCGCCCCCGAGCCGGTCGCCCTGGCGGCCGTGGGCTCGGCGCGGTTCGGCGGCGCGGTCTACCCGGGCGACGTCCTCGACCTCGAGCTGACCTGGCGCCGCCGGGACGACGGCTGGCGCTGCTCGGCCTCCGCCGTCACCCCGCGCGGTGACGCCGCCTCCGTACGGCTGCGCTACCGGCCCGCGGACGGTACCGGCGCCCCGGACCGGGACGGCCCCGCGGTGGCCGGGCTGTTGCCGCACCGCTATCCGATGCTGCTGGTGGACCGGGTGGTGGAGCTGGTGCCCGGGGAGCGGGTGACGGCGGTCAAGGCCGTGACCCTCAACGAGCCCTGGTACGCCGGGATCGCCGCGGGCACCGGCCTGGCCTACCCCGCCTCGCTGGTGGTCGAGTCCTGGGGGCAGACCGCCGGGCTGCTGGCCTCGGCCGGGGCCCCGGAGACCCGCGGTCAGGTGATGCTGTTCGGCTCGGTCGCCGACGCGGAGTTCCACAGCCCCGTCCACCCCGGTGAGCTGATCGAGCACCGGGTCACGGTGGCGCGCTCGCTCGGCGACTCGGTGATCTTCGAGGGCGAGAGCCGCTGCGGCGGCCGCCCGGTGATGTCCGTGGCGCGCATGGTGATGGCCTTCCGGCCGGCCGGCGCGCTGAAGGAGGCGACTTCATGA